The following nucleotide sequence is from Flavimarina sp. Hel_I_48.
ACCGCCGCTCACTACGTAGAGGTCCAAATCACCGTCTCCATCAGCGTCAAAGAAAAGTGATGCGGCATCTTCCTTTTCCACATCCATAGCTGCTATCCAGGGTTGGTCCTCGTTGTTTAAAACAAGCCTGCCCTCATCTGTACCCAGGAATAACTGAGACATTTGATCTTTAGCGCCCTCAAAATATACATCATCATTCCCGTCTGCATTGACATCTGCCACACTAGCGTTCCCTCCCATTTTTGATAATTGATAGGGAATGAGGCTCTCGTTGTAAAAATCTACATAATTATTTTCCTTGTGCTTAAAATCCAAACCTGAAATTTCAGTTACCGCTGTCAGTAGATTTTGCTGTAATTCTGTTGAATTTTGATAAGGTTCTTGCGCATCTTTTTCAGAAAGTACTAAAACCTTGTCTGCATTTACGTTTTTTAACGTTGTTTTCTTCATTGATGGCCAGATTACTTCCAATTCTTGAATTACCGCTGTCTTACCTAGTCCTATGGTCATAAGAGGCTCCACAGACGATTGATACCCCCTACCGTAATAAGCCTCCTGATAAATTTTTTCCCCATTTGCCAAGGTGATCGTTATTTTAGAACCCAGCGCAAATGTATTTTTCTGAGATCCTGTTAAACTGATTTTTATGTAATGTAGGTGCTTATCACTACTTGCCGTGTTCTCGTAAAGGGAAACTGGCTCGTTGAGATTGTTGATAAGGAGGTCCAGATCGCCATCGTTATCAAAATCTGCATACGCCGCCGCGTTGGAGACCTGCTTTTTATCTAATCCCCAGGCCTTTGTTGCTTTTTCAAAATGAGTATTTCCTTCGTTCTTATAGGCATAATTCGCTATTTTGGTACTTGGTATCTTGCCAATTAAAAGTCCCAGATCAAGCTCTTTATTACTCTTTCTGGCTTCTTCAACCGCTTCATATACCGTATAATTATTAAAATCAAGATTGCTGTAATCTCTCAAATAACCATTGGTAATAAAAATATCCTTGCGCCCATCGTTATCATAATCCGCAATTAGTGGTGCCCAACTCCAGTCTGTATTTGAGATCCCTGAAATCTGGGCTATTTCTGAAAATGCCAAGGTAGTATCAGGCTTTAGCCCCATATTCAATTGAAGGGTATTTCGCATATACTGGTGATGGTAACCACTATCTATAAGCATACGCTCGCGATTGAATTTATCTGCTCCCTTTAAAGACTTCTGCCTGTAGTTATCTTCTGGCAGCATATCCACTACAAAAATATCTGGTTTTAGGTCGTTGTTTACATCTGCAATATCTGAGCCCATTGAAAGTTTTGATAAATGTCCAAAGGCAGAATGCGATACTTCTTTAAAAGTACCGTCCTGCTGATTTAAATAGCAAAAATCCTGTTCAGAATAATCGTTTGTGACAAAAATATCAGCGTATCCATCTTTGTTAAGATCACTTACAGAGGCACTTAAACCAAAATTAATACCACTGCCCATAATGCCAGATACATCAGATACCTCAGTAAATTTATTATTCGTGTTTTTGAAGAGTTTATTGCCAAAATAAGGATGTCTTTTGCTTCTTAATTGTTTTACGTTAAAAAGATTGTTTTGAAACTTATTGGCATGGTTGAGCAGAAACATATCCAGGTCGCCGTCCAGGTCATAATCAAAAAAATAGGCTTGTGTACTAAAGGTGCCCACAGCATCAAGACCATATTCTCTGGACATTTCCTTGAAAACCGGAATGTTATATGCATTATTTCCCTGATTTATAAATAATTGGTTGGAGCGGCCTTCATAGGCTTCGATTACCGGTGTTGTAACACCTTCAGAAGGAGCGTTGCCAGAATAACTTAAATAAATATCCAACAGCCCATCCCCGTTGACATCTGCCATTACCGTCCCTGTTTTCCAGCCTTTTTTTTCCTTAATTTCTGCTGCACGGGTAACATCCTCAAATTTCAGGTTGCCCTTGTTTATAAAAAGTTTGTTGGACACCTGATTTCCAGAAATATAAACGTCTGGCAAGCCGTCACTATTGAGATCGCCTACCGCTACACCACCACCGTTATAGGCGTATTCATACGTTACCACATTAAAATCTGAAGTTTCAACCAGTGTATTCTCAAAATTCAAACCCGAACTTTCCGTGCTTTTTTCTTTGAAAAGGGATGCATCCTCACAACTCATAAAGAGTAGTGAGCCTATCAAGGGAATACTTATTTGTAAATACTTTGAAAACATCATGTACAACTCAGAATAGGTTAACTTTTAAATAATCTATAAAACTAAAAATGTTCCGTAGAATGAAAAGGGTTACTAAAATATATTGAAGACTTGTTATCAATTCTTAACGCATCACTATAAAGCAATTCTAACGTCTAGGTATACGCTACGTTATTCAGGCAAAAAATGAAAATAGTATCTATTGAAGTTCCAACTCCCATATAAAGGCGCGATGTATTCTTATTTTAGGAT
It contains:
- a CDS encoding VCBS repeat-containing protein, encoding MIGSLLFMSCEDASLFKEKSTESSGLNFENTLVETSDFNVVTYEYAYNGGGVAVGDLNSDGLPDVYISGNQVSNKLFINKGNLKFEDVTRAAEIKEKKGWKTGTVMADVNGDGLLDIYLSYSGNAPSEGVTTPVIEAYEGRSNQLFINQGNNAYNIPVFKEMSREYGLDAVGTFSTQAYFFDYDLDGDLDMFLLNHANKFQNNLFNVKQLRSKRHPYFGNKLFKNTNNKFTEVSDVSGIMGSGINFGLSASVSDLNKDGYADIFVTNDYSEQDFCYLNQQDGTFKEVSHSAFGHLSKLSMGSDIADVNNDLKPDIFVVDMLPEDNYRQKSLKGADKFNRERMLIDSGYHHQYMRNTLQLNMGLKPDTTLAFSEIAQISGISNTDWSWAPLIADYDNDGRKDIFITNGYLRDYSNLDFNNYTVYEAVEEARKSNKELDLGLLIGKIPSTKIANYAYKNEGNTHFEKATKAWGLDKKQVSNAAAYADFDNDGDLDLLINNLNEPVSLYENTASSDKHLHYIKISLTGSQKNTFALGSKITITLANGEKIYQEAYYGRGYQSSVEPLMTIGLGKTAVIQELEVIWPSMKKTTLKNVNADKVLVLSEKDAQEPYQNSTELQQNLLTAVTEISGLDFKHKENNYVDFYNESLIPYQLSKMGGNASVADVNADGNDDVYFEGAKDQMSQLFLGTDEGRLVLNNEDQPWIAAMDVEKEDAASLFFDADGDGDLDLYVVSGGNEYYDGKVYYQDRLYINDGTGKFSKTEKVLPDMKFSGGTVAAADYDKDGDLDLFVGGRVSGNNYPMTPRSTILKNESKGGVLKFTAQSYPDLDHIGMTTAAIWEDIDHDSWPDLIIVGEWMPITIIKNEKGILKNATQDYGLSHTNGWWLSVVAADIDEDGDTDFLLGNLGLNTEFKASESEPMRYYIQDIDKNGRIDPLLTYYNQGVSYPLPGRDELLGQVPSLKKYFKTYDSYARTTTEELMATASITPVFTLNINKLQSSYLINNGNGTFKIQHLPREVQVSAVQDFIYEDFNGDGSKEVLAAGNLYPFRVNIGKIDASFGALLTFKNDKFITEDSAKKVWLGGDIRDLNVMRFKSGKRRLLVTRNDDKTSLYKINN